The Deltaproteobacteria bacterium genome includes a region encoding these proteins:
- a CDS encoding LysR family transcriptional regulator has translation MDLWQLKIFCKVVELGSFSRAAEAVHLSQPTVSSHVKDLEEHFDCRLIDRMGKDAKPTKGGQILFGYARRLLDLADEAETAMAAFMGKPTGTLAIGGSTIPGAYILPAAIGRFRSLYPEVSLSLSIGDTQEIADMVMEGRIEAGVVGALPADKRLEALAVGRDEIRLVVPGDHPLASKKEVGIAGVKSLPLLIREPGSGTRRFLENALDKKGLSLSSFKVVAQLGSTESVREAVKSGVGVSFLSTLAVEGQLKSGELAAINVPELDLKRTFYLIRDARRTPSPLCSAFMEFLRDRLTEKT, from the coding sequence ATGGACCTGTGGCAGTTGAAGATTTTTTGCAAGGTGGTGGAGCTTGGCAGTTTTTCCCGGGCGGCTGAGGCGGTGCACCTTTCCCAGCCCACTGTATCGAGCCACGTGAAGGATTTGGAGGAGCACTTCGACTGCCGCCTCATCGACCGTATGGGAAAGGACGCCAAGCCCACCAAGGGCGGCCAGATTCTCTTCGGCTACGCAAGGCGTCTTCTGGACCTTGCCGACGAGGCGGAAACCGCCATGGCGGCCTTCATGGGAAAACCCACTGGAACGCTCGCCATAGGCGGCTCCACCATTCCGGGCGCGTACATCCTGCCGGCGGCCATAGGCAGGTTCCGAAGTCTTTACCCTGAAGTCTCCTTAAGCCTTTCCATAGGCGACACCCAGGAAATAGCGGACATGGTGATGGAGGGCCGCATCGAGGCCGGGGTGGTGGGGGCGCTTCCGGCGGACAAGCGCCTGGAGGCCCTTGCCGTGGGCCGCGATGAAATACGGCTGGTGGTTCCGGGCGACCATCCCCTTGCCTCGAAAAAAGAGGTAGGCATAGCGGGCGTAAAGTCCCTGCCGCTTCTTATTAGGGAGCCTGGAAGCGGCACACGGCGGTTTCTGGAAAACGCCCTGGATAAAAAGGGGCTCAGCCTTTCCTCCTTCAAGGTGGTGGCCCAATTGGGCTCAACGGAGTCCGTGCGCGAGGCCGTGAAATCGGGGGTCGGGGTGTCCTTCCTGTCCACCCTTGCGGTGGAGGGCCAGTTGAAAAGCGGGGAGCTGGCCGCCATAAACGTCCCGGAACTCGATCTTAAGCGCACGTTTTATCTGATCCGCGACGCCAGGCGCACCCCGTCGCCCCTGTGCAGCGCCTTCATGGAGTTTTTGAGGGACCGGCTGACGGAAAAGACCTGA
- the coaD gene encoding pantetheine-phosphate adenylyltransferase: protein MERIAIYPGSFDPVTNGHLDIIKRGVKLFDTIIVAILVNPRKNNLFTVEEREEMLKEVLKDTPNTQVESFQGLLVDFAARKNATAILRGLRAVSDFEYEFQMALMNRKLQREIQSVYLMTGLRWIFTSSSIIKEAAQFGGDINGMVPPIVKKRLEEKFGAKAG, encoded by the coding sequence ATGGAACGCATAGCCATCTATCCCGGCTCCTTCGATCCGGTCACAAACGGGCATCTGGACATCATAAAGCGCGGAGTCAAGCTCTTCGACACCATAATCGTGGCCATTCTGGTCAACCCGCGAAAAAACAACCTGTTCACCGTGGAAGAGCGGGAAGAGATGCTGAAGGAGGTCTTGAAGGACACCCCCAACACCCAGGTTGAGTCCTTCCAGGGTCTTCTGGTGGATTTCGCGGCCAGGAAAAACGCCACCGCCATTCTGCGCGGGCTTCGGGCCGTGTCGGATTTCGAGTACGAGTTCCAGATGGCCCTCATGAACAGGAAGCTTCAGCGCGAAATTCAGTCCGTGTATCTCATGACCGGCCTCAGGTGGATATTCACCAGTTCCTCCATTATAAAGGAGGCGGCCCAGTTCGGCGGGGACATCAACGGCATGGTTCCGCCCATCGTGAAAAAGCGCCTTGAGGAAAAATTCGGGGCTAAGGCGGGATAA
- a CDS encoding RsmD family RNA methyltransferase: protein MRDVLRPGALAGLPGPFDLVFADPPYKADALSRTLKNIADSGCLASGATVVAEHSALTDPPSPPSNLVLSDRRKYGKSLVSFFNHVL from the coding sequence TTGAGGGACGTTCTGCGCCCGGGGGCTCTGGCGGGGCTTCCCGGACCCTTCGATCTGGTGTTCGCCGACCCTCCGTACAAGGCCGACGCCCTTTCCCGAACCCTGAAAAACATAGCGGATTCCGGGTGCCTTGCCAGCGGGGCCACGGTGGTGGCCGAGCACAGCGCGCTAACGGATCCGCCATCCCCTCCTTCAAATCTTGTTCTTTCCGACCGCCGGAAGTACGGGAAAAGCCTTGTCTCGTTTTTTAATCACGTGTTATGA
- a CDS encoding RsmD family RNA methyltransferase — MRIIAGQYRGRRLGAVKGAPVRPTADKTREAVFSILGGLVTDAAVLDLFAGTGALGLESLSRGAARAVFVDSNRESIALLRQNIRFF; from the coding sequence ATGAGGATAATAGCAGGGCAATACAGGGGCAGAAGGCTTGGCGCGGTTAAGGGCGCGCCCGTGCGGCCCACTGCGGACAAGACCCGCGAGGCGGTGTTCTCCATCCTTGGTGGGCTTGTAACGGACGCGGCGGTCCTGGACCTTTTCGCCGGAACCGGGGCGCTCGGCCTGGAAAGCCTCTCGCGCGGAGCGGCCAGGGCCGTTTTCGTGGATTCCAACCGGGAGAGCATAGCCCTTTTGAGGCAAAACATTCGGTTTTTTTGA
- a CDS encoding sigma-54-dependent Fis family transcriptional regulator: MFPNILIVDDEIPILKTLAGILSDEGFEVETAQTGYEALKSIGQNYPDLVLLDIWMPGMDGIETLKEIRKDYPYLPVVLITGHGSVEAAVQAVKLGAYDFIEKPLSIDKVVVTINNALNFRRLEEEYRYLRKKTLEKHSITGQSQPVAQLMQQIHIASPTDAWVLITGENGTGKELVARTVHQLSNRSEYPLITVNCATMNSDWLAGEIFGYEKGSPAGRRRRGKLEMAHKGTLFFDDVGEMDMATQGKILKAIEGEAFSRVGGGRPQKADVRVIAATSKNLEDEIEKGNFREDLYHRLNVIPIKVPPLRERSEDVPVLFSAFLAEFASENGAEAKAVSPEALSVLTSYHWPGNVRELKNLAERLVITVEEDTIEPGHIPPPVNEARACLTADEIMRVEPLKEARKAFEKAYIQAALLRHENSPSAAAKALGIETKSLEKKLRGME, encoded by the coding sequence TTGTTTCCCAATATCCTCATCGTTGACGACGAAATCCCGATCCTGAAAACCCTTGCGGGAATCCTCTCGGATGAAGGCTTCGAGGTCGAAACCGCCCAGACCGGCTACGAGGCCCTCAAATCCATAGGCCAGAACTACCCGGACCTGGTTTTGCTGGACATCTGGATGCCCGGAATGGACGGCATCGAAACTTTGAAGGAGATAAGGAAGGATTACCCATATCTTCCGGTTGTGCTCATAACCGGGCACGGCTCGGTGGAGGCGGCTGTCCAGGCGGTGAAACTGGGGGCCTACGACTTCATCGAAAAGCCCCTTTCCATAGACAAGGTGGTGGTGACCATAAATAACGCCCTGAATTTCCGCCGCCTGGAGGAGGAATACCGCTACCTCCGCAAAAAGACCCTGGAAAAGCACTCCATAACCGGGCAAAGCCAGCCCGTGGCCCAACTCATGCAGCAGATTCACATCGCGAGCCCCACCGACGCCTGGGTCCTGATCACCGGGGAAAACGGCACTGGAAAGGAACTGGTGGCCCGAACGGTCCACCAGCTTTCCAACCGAAGCGAGTATCCTCTTATAACGGTCAACTGCGCCACCATGAACTCCGACTGGCTGGCGGGCGAGATTTTCGGCTACGAAAAGGGAAGCCCGGCAGGGCGCAGAAGGCGCGGCAAGCTGGAAATGGCCCACAAGGGCACGCTCTTTTTCGATGACGTGGGCGAGATGGACATGGCCACCCAGGGAAAGATTTTAAAGGCCATAGAGGGCGAGGCCTTTTCGCGGGTGGGCGGGGGCAGGCCCCAGAAGGCCGATGTAAGGGTCATCGCGGCCACCAGCAAGAACCTGGAGGACGAGATCGAAAAGGGCAATTTCCGGGAAGACCTCTATCACCGGCTTAACGTGATACCCATAAAGGTGCCGCCCTTGCGGGAGCGGTCGGAGGACGTGCCCGTGCTGTTTTCGGCCTTTCTGGCGGAGTTCGCCTCGGAAAACGGGGCTGAGGCCAAGGCCGTCTCCCCGGAGGCCCTGTCCGTGCTCACGTCCTACCACTGGCCCGGAAACGTGAGGGAACTGAAGAACCTGGCCGAAAGGCTCGTCATAACAGTAGAGGAAGACACCATAGAGCCAGGACACATCCCTCCGCCGGTGAACGAGGCGAGGGCCTGCCTTACGGCTGACGAGATCATGCGGGTGGAGCCCTTGAAGGAAGCCAGGAAGGCCTTTGAAAAGGCCTACATCCAGGCGGCCCTTCTGCGCCATGAAAACAGCCCTTCTGCGGCGGCCAAGGCTCTTGGCATCGAAACCAAAAGCCTTGAAAAGAAACTGCGCGGGATGGAATGA
- a CDS encoding 5-formyltetrahydrofolate cyclo-ligase: protein MEDARLKKRELRSAAQKRCEELSEEEYRFRCDEIRKRLADFANFEEAQSVLLYMNLPNEPDTRAILADCVAQGKITLIPVLNTKTFELLPFKIDSANPELYPNVFGRMEPDPRATKHVPLQYVDLALIPGSVFDERGGRIGYGQGTYDRLIPQLPLTTRKVALALEAQVVNQVPMEAHDRFIDIIITEKRVIYKI, encoded by the coding sequence ATGGAAGACGCAAGATTGAAAAAACGCGAATTGAGGTCGGCGGCCCAGAAGCGGTGCGAGGAGCTTTCCGAAGAGGAATACCGCTTCCGCTGCGACGAGATACGAAAACGGCTGGCTGATTTCGCCAATTTCGAGGAGGCCCAGTCCGTTCTGTTATACATGAACCTCCCCAATGAGCCCGACACCAGAGCCATACTCGCGGACTGCGTGGCCCAGGGCAAGATCACCCTCATTCCGGTTTTGAACACAAAGACCTTCGAGCTTCTGCCCTTCAAGATCGATTCCGCCAACCCCGAGCTTTATCCCAACGTCTTCGGGCGCATGGAGCCGGACCCCCGCGCCACCAAGCACGTTCCCCTGCAATACGTGGACCTGGCCCTCATTCCGGGCTCGGTCTTCGACGAGCGCGGGGGCCGCATCGGCTACGGCCAGGGCACCTACGACCGGCTCATCCCCCAGCTTCCCCTCACCACCCGCAAGGTGGCGCTCGCCCTGGAGGCCCAGGTGGTGAACCAGGTGCCCATGGAGGCCCACGACCGCTTCATCGACATCATCATCACCGAAAAACGCGTGATCTATAAAATCTGA
- a CDS encoding serpin family protein — MKKRYWIIFAILLVLSCFTVSYSSNEVITFSTFPEEAEDGSPSDEAAQPDLKPGEAEVIDSNNRFALDLYTQLKSDEGNIFFSPYSISMVLSILSEGARGKTADEFKAVFHQANDATLRRDATASIFNQLTKPRPDYILTMANALWAQQGHRFRSDYLDITKKYYDGKIFNIDFVNEPDNAANIINDWIEDNTNNKIHDAVDRNEIDNTTQLIVTNAIYFKATWETVLKKIGWFDQDFRVDRNKVVKSSMMGETEHFGYYRDRNFLNIIELPYTGDAMSMLILFPVTNDLPAVEKELTLENLKKWRSKIECARLEFSMPKFTFRTGYSLEEILSKMGLGSAFGNSADFSGIDGTKSLFIQQFKHQTFVDVNEKGTEAAAVTHGTLGCAAAPPEPVVVTVDHPFIFLIQDMKNGNILFIGRVIDPTQKA; from the coding sequence ATGAAAAAAAGGTATTGGATCATTTTTGCCATATTGTTGGTTCTAAGCTGTTTTACGGTCTCATATTCATCAAACGAGGTAATCACCTTCAGCACTTTTCCAGAGGAAGCAGAGGATGGTTCTCCATCCGACGAAGCCGCACAGCCGGACTTGAAACCGGGCGAAGCGGAGGTTATCGACTCAAACAATCGTTTCGCCCTGGACCTTTACACGCAGTTGAAGAGTGACGAAGGCAATATTTTCTTTTCGCCTTACAGCATTTCTATGGTTCTATCAATTCTATCCGAGGGCGCACGCGGGAAGACGGCGGACGAGTTTAAGGCCGTTTTTCATCAGGCAAACGACGCAACACTCAGAAGGGATGCAACAGCATCAATTTTTAACCAACTGACAAAGCCAAGGCCGGATTACATATTGACCATGGCCAACGCACTGTGGGCGCAACAAGGCCACAGGTTCCGTTCCGATTACTTGGATATTACAAAAAAATATTATGATGGAAAAATTTTTAACATTGATTTTGTGAATGAGCCTGATAACGCAGCTAATATAATTAATGACTGGATTGAAGACAACACCAACAATAAAATCCATGACGCTGTTGACAGAAATGAAATTGACAATACAACACAACTTATTGTTACAAATGCAATTTATTTTAAGGCTACATGGGAAACAGTTCTAAAAAAGATAGGATGGTTTGACCAGGATTTCAGAGTTGACAGAAATAAGGTCGTAAAAAGCTCAATGATGGGCGAAACTGAACATTTTGGATATTATCGTGATAGAAATTTTCTCAATATTATTGAGTTGCCGTATACTGGAGATGCCATGTCCATGTTAATTCTGTTCCCTGTTACAAACGACCTGCCTGCAGTCGAAAAAGAACTTACATTGGAAAATCTGAAGAAATGGAGAAGTAAAATTGAGTGTGCGCGCCTTGAGTTCTCCATGCCGAAATTTACTTTCAGAACAGGATATTCGTTGGAGGAGATATTGTCCAAAATGGGACTTGGCTCGGCATTCGGGAATAGTGCCGATTTTTCGGGAATAGATGGAACCAAGTCACTTTTCATCCAGCAATTCAAACATCAGACCTTTGTTGACGTTAACGAAAAAGGGACCGAGGCCGCCGCAGTAACCCACGGAACATTGGGATGTGCGGCGGCTCCGCCTGAACCTGTGGTGGTAACGGTCGACCATCCTTTTATTTTTCTCATCCAGGATATGAAAAACGGGAACATACTTTTCATCGGCAGGGTCATCGATCCCACCCAAAAAGCATAG
- a CDS encoding enoyl-CoA hydratase/isomerase family protein → MDSCVIAEKRGQVALITLNRPELMNSVNFDLLLGLKAEIDRVRFDTDTRVVIITGAGEKAFCAGADLKERATYPEAKVREFIFTIRSLFSSIETLPQPVIAAVNGVALGGGTELSLACDIRYASKTATLGLTETRLAIIPGAGGTQRLPRLIGRGRAKELIFTGRRVSADEALNLGMVNRVCEPGQLIDDCMALADEILGCGPIAIAQAKYAINAGIETDIATGMAIESNAYWLTIPTEDRLEGLAAFREKRKPVYKGK, encoded by the coding sequence ATGGACAGTTGCGTTATTGCGGAAAAAAGGGGGCAGGTGGCGCTCATCACGCTCAACCGGCCCGAATTGATGAACTCCGTCAACTTCGACCTTCTATTGGGCCTGAAGGCGGAAATTGACCGGGTGCGGTTCGATACCGACACAAGGGTCGTGATAATAACCGGCGCGGGGGAAAAAGCCTTCTGCGCGGGCGCGGACTTAAAGGAGCGGGCCACCTACCCGGAAGCCAAGGTGCGCGAATTCATCTTCACCATCCGAAGCCTTTTTTCCTCCATCGAAACCCTTCCCCAACCGGTGATAGCCGCTGTTAACGGCGTGGCCCTTGGCGGCGGCACGGAACTCTCGCTTGCCTGCGACATCCGCTACGCATCAAAAACCGCCACCCTTGGGCTTACCGAAACGCGGCTTGCCATTATCCCCGGAGCGGGCGGCACCCAGAGGCTTCCAAGGCTCATCGGGCGGGGCCGGGCCAAGGAGCTTATTTTCACGGGCCGCCGGGTGAGCGCGGACGAGGCCCTTAATCTCGGCATGGTAAACCGTGTTTGCGAGCCGGGCCAATTGATTGATGACTGCATGGCTTTGGCCGACGAAATTCTGGGCTGCGGTCCCATCGCCATCGCCCAGGCCAAATACGCCATAAACGCCGGGATAGAGACGGACATCGCAACGGGCATGGCGATAGAAAGTAACGCCTACTGGCTCACCATACCCACCGAGGACCGCCTGGAAGGCCTTGCCGCGTTCCGCGAAAAGCGCAAACCCGTTTACAAGGGAAAATAG
- a CDS encoding propionyl-CoA carboxylase, producing the protein MSDSYAENRAHWLAEELKLDERVNEALFSGGQKAIDRLAKQGKQAVRDLIYKLIDPDTEFFELSSIAGFGMDYPEAEDVPCAGLVTGLGMIHGNWTMIFGNDPRIKAGTYFPITLKKHMRAQAIAERCGLNCVYIADSGGAFLPMQADVFPDDQQFGSMFYNMARMSAKGIKQITLSTGGNTAGGAYIVFMACESVMIDKLAYSFLGGPPLVKAATGEDITAEALGGARVHTGVSGGADHFCGDQDEAVQRVRDILSLTRPQTLYTHRYEEEAPLVPEDSLYDILPANIHQAIDVREVIAAIADGSDFIEYKKDYAKGRGDNIVTGRMRIRGIPIGVVASNRVGIIFVEAARKATEWIIRCCNEKLPLLFIQNSPGYMVGSDSEHSGMGKYGADMVRSVACAQVPRVQLVIGPDNGAANYGMCGRGYRPHFLFSTMRARTSVMSGKSAAEVLLSIEKRKREISGKPMTEAELAEFKQMMTDKYDGEAHPFYCGARLLNDRVLKFSEIRQWLGMAFEVSLLQPIPDPSFGNLRF; encoded by the coding sequence ATGTCCGATTCTTATGCAGAAAACCGCGCCCACTGGCTTGCTGAGGAATTGAAACTTGACGAGCGCGTGAACGAGGCCCTTTTTTCCGGCGGCCAGAAGGCCATAGACCGGCTTGCCAAGCAGGGCAAGCAGGCCGTGCGCGACCTTATCTATAAGCTCATAGACCCTGACACCGAATTTTTCGAGCTTTCCAGCATAGCCGGTTTCGGCATGGACTACCCCGAAGCCGAGGATGTCCCCTGCGCGGGTTTGGTCACGGGCCTTGGCATGATCCACGGCAATTGGACCATGATCTTCGGCAACGACCCGCGAATCAAGGCCGGAACGTATTTTCCCATAACGCTTAAAAAGCACATGCGCGCCCAGGCCATAGCAGAGCGCTGCGGCTTGAACTGCGTCTATATCGCGGACTCAGGCGGGGCGTTTTTGCCCATGCAGGCCGACGTTTTCCCGGACGACCAGCAATTCGGCTCCATGTTTTACAACATGGCCCGCATGAGCGCAAAAGGTATAAAGCAGATAACCCTTTCCACGGGGGGGAACACGGCGGGCGGGGCCTACATCGTTTTCATGGCCTGCGAATCGGTGATGATTGATAAGCTCGCCTACTCCTTCCTTGGCGGGCCGCCGCTTGTAAAGGCCGCAACCGGCGAGGACATCACAGCCGAAGCCCTTGGCGGGGCCAGGGTCCACACGGGGGTTTCGGGCGGGGCGGACCATTTCTGCGGCGACCAGGACGAGGCCGTACAGAGGGTGCGGGACATCCTAAGCCTTACCCGTCCCCAGACCCTGTATACCCACCGCTACGAGGAAGAAGCTCCGCTGGTTCCCGAAGACAGCCTGTACGACATCCTGCCCGCAAACATCCATCAGGCCATTGACGTGCGCGAGGTCATCGCGGCAATCGCCGACGGCAGCGATTTCATCGAGTACAAGAAGGATTACGCCAAGGGCCGGGGCGACAACATAGTAACCGGCAGGATGCGCATAAGGGGAATCCCCATCGGGGTTGTGGCCTCAAACCGCGTGGGCATAATATTTGTGGAGGCGGCCCGCAAGGCGACGGAGTGGATAATCCGCTGCTGCAACGAAAAGCTGCCGCTGCTTTTCATCCAGAACTCGCCCGGCTACATGGTGGGCTCGGACTCCGAGCATTCCGGCATGGGCAAATACGGCGCGGACATGGTGCGCTCCGTGGCCTGCGCCCAGGTCCCGCGCGTTCAGCTCGTGATCGGCCCGGACAACGGCGCGGCCAACTACGGCATGTGCGGCAGGGGCTACCGCCCGCATTTCCTCTTTTCCACCATGCGGGCAAGAACCAGCGTGATGAGCGGCAAAAGCGCCGCCGAGGTCTTGTTGTCCATCGAAAAGCGCAAGAGGGAAATCTCCGGCAAACCCATGACGGAAGCTGAACTGGCCGAATTCAAGCAGATGATGACCGATAAATACGACGGCGAGGCCCACCCCTTCTACTGCGGGGCGCGGCTTTTAAACGACCGGGTGCTGAAATTCTCCGAGATAAGGCAGTGGCTTGGCATGGCCTTTGAGGTGAGCCTTTTGCAGCCGATCCCGGACCCCTCATTTGGAAATTTAAGGTTCTGA
- a CDS encoding MarR family transcriptional regulator, giving the protein MDFISPQECPYFLVTRAGLAVTSALKKGFAEAGIENVRPAYMGALMTLWEEDGQKVVDLARGAGLEPSTMTGLLDRMERDGLVKREADPEDRRVLRIFLTEQAKGAWPVVMRVALSVVAEAFSGIEPERLEVVKDVLRTVLKNAHEEKCSCCDVGRLSSVFRSLKNAHEENDK; this is encoded by the coding sequence ATGGATTTCATATCTCCACAGGAATGTCCGTATTTTTTGGTGACCAGGGCCGGGCTCGCGGTTACGTCGGCCCTCAAAAAGGGCTTTGCCGAGGCCGGAATCGAAAACGTCCGCCCCGCCTACATGGGGGCCTTGATGACCCTCTGGGAGGAGGACGGCCAGAAGGTGGTGGACCTTGCGCGCGGCGCGGGCCTTGAGCCCTCCACCATGACGGGGCTTCTGGACCGCATGGAGCGCGACGGGCTGGTGAAGCGCGAGGCCGACCCCGAAGACCGCAGGGTACTGCGCATCTTTCTGACGGAACAGGCCAAGGGAGCGTGGCCGGTGGTGATGAGGGTGGCCCTTTCGGTGGTTGCCGAGGCCTTCTCTGGAATCGAGCCGGAACGCCTTGAAGTCGTAAAGGATGTTTTGCGCACCGTGCTTAAAAACGCCCACGAGGAAAAATGCTCATGCTGTGATGTCGGGCGGCTTTCCAGTGTTTTTCGGTCGCTCAAGAACGCTCACGAGGAAAACGACAAATGA
- a CDS encoding 2-hydroxyacyl-CoA dehydratase, protein MTGSNLPKLGYACAYAPLPLIEAAGFAPKRILPLGDFPDQAGRYLHDTLCPHVKKILDRAISNDLGDLKGMVFINSCDAMRRCNDAFRREGIETFFLDLPVTGGERSTARYAADMRTLYGDLCELSGLAPDESRLSEKMAEYGELHDLLEKARTRRDQGSLSAEKFQALVNTISALPAKDAAAEINRVLGEAPQTPDPKAVPVYLFGNVFPDPLAFSMIESCGARVCGEDFCTGSRFLAPMQESEGDAFIRLSRSILEKPPCARTLDPARPGGIGQDVLKAATDAGAKGVIAQFLKFCDPYLARMPLIRQALKDAGIPLLVLEGDCTQGSIGQSRTRIEAFLEMLKDA, encoded by the coding sequence ATGACCGGCTCCAATCTTCCGAAACTTGGCTACGCCTGCGCCTACGCCCCGCTTCCGCTTATCGAGGCGGCGGGCTTCGCGCCCAAAAGAATTCTGCCCCTTGGGGATTTCCCGGACCAGGCGGGGCGCTATCTTCACGACACCCTTTGCCCCCACGTGAAAAAAATTCTGGATCGGGCCATTTCAAACGACCTTGGCGACCTAAAGGGCATGGTTTTCATCAACTCCTGCGACGCCATGAGACGGTGTAACGATGCCTTCCGCCGCGAGGGAATCGAAACCTTTTTCCTGGACCTTCCCGTCACCGGCGGCGAGCGCTCCACAGCCCGCTATGCGGCTGACATGCGCACCCTTTACGGCGACCTTTGCGAACTCTCCGGCCTTGCCCCGGATGAATCGCGCCTTTCCGAAAAAATGGCGGAATACGGCGAGCTTCACGACCTTCTGGAAAAGGCCCGCACCCGCCGCGACCAGGGGAGCCTTTCCGCCGAAAAATTCCAGGCCCTCGTGAACACGATATCGGCCCTTCCCGCCAAGGATGCGGCGGCGGAAATAAACAGGGTGCTTGGCGAGGCCCCCCAAACGCCCGACCCGAAGGCCGTTCCGGTCTACCTTTTCGGCAATGTCTTTCCCGATCCCCTTGCCTTTTCCATGATCGAATCATGCGGGGCGCGGGTGTGCGGCGAGGATTTCTGCACCGGTTCGCGCTTTCTGGCCCCCATGCAGGAAAGCGAGGGCGATGCTTTCATCAGGCTTTCCAGGAGCATCCTGGAAAAGCCGCCATGCGCCCGCACCCTCGATCCCGCCCGCCCCGGCGGAATCGGCCAGGACGTTCTGAAAGCGGCCACAGATGCGGGAGCAAAGGGAGTCATCGCCCAGTTTCTCAAGTTCTGCGACCCCTATCTTGCCCGGATGCCCCTTATCCGTCAGGCGCTCAAAGATGCGGGAATCCCGCTTTTGGTGCTTGAAGGAGACTGCACCCAGGGGTCCATCGGTCAGAGTCGCACCAGGATCGAGGCGTTCCTGGAAATGTTGAAGGACGCCTGA
- a CDS encoding nitroreductase encodes MDILEAINKRKSIRHFLHKPVTKEVMTRLLTAAVRAPSANNTQPWEFVAVAGKALDRIREKNTALLRAMTMPNPDHSLVSWAKDSVYRKRQVDLAKELFRLMGIAREDKEARGEWLERGFRYFEAPAALFVLADRSLSESGPLMDIGAAVENFCIAALTEGLGTCIEDQGVMYPDVLREELSIPPEKRIVIAVAVGFPDPDFPANALISEREPVENVTRFVDFF; translated from the coding sequence ATGGATATCCTGGAAGCCATAAATAAGCGGAAAAGCATACGCCACTTTTTGCATAAGCCGGTGACAAAGGAAGTCATGACGCGCCTTCTTACAGCCGCCGTGCGCGCGCCCTCGGCCAACAACACCCAGCCCTGGGAGTTCGTGGCCGTGGCGGGCAAGGCCCTGGACCGAATCCGCGAGAAAAACACCGCCCTTTTGCGGGCCATGACCATGCCCAACCCCGACCACTCCCTTGTGAGCTGGGCCAAAGACAGCGTCTACAGAAAAAGGCAGGTGGACCTTGCCAAGGAGCTGTTCCGGCTGATGGGGATAGCGCGGGAGGACAAGGAGGCGCGGGGCGAATGGCTTGAACGCGGTTTCCGCTACTTCGAGGCCCCGGCGGCGCTCTTCGTGCTGGCTGACAGGAGCCTCTCGGAAAGCGGCCCCCTCATGGACATAGGGGCGGCAGTGGAAAACTTCTGCATCGCGGCCCTCACCGAGGGCCTTGGAACCTGCATCGAGGACCAGGGCGTGATGTACCCGGACGTCCTGCGGGAGGAACTTTCCATCCCGCCGGAAAAACGCATAGTCATAGCGGTTGCCGTGGGCTTTCCCGATCCGGACTTTCCCGCCAACGCCCTTATAAGCGAACGCGAGCCGGTGGAAAACGTAACACGCTTCGTGGATTTTTTCTGA